A window of Microbacterium luteolum contains these coding sequences:
- a CDS encoding dipeptide/oligopeptide/nickel ABC transporter permease/ATP-binding protein: MTTTDIRVAFDRAAQKRRSGLFRRFLRHPGGWIPLAIFAAVVLVGVLAPLLAPMDPNFVDLAAAKAAPGPEHLLGGDSTGRDILSRLIYGTRTTLRGALITVVTALVLGVPTGVAAGYFGGVFDRVATWISDALQSIPGMIILLVVAAGSRNNFEVLMATVGVFMVPGYFRISRSQTLAVRGEPYIDAARVSGLSDARIIFRHVIKAVYPPVIIQTALTAGIAMGMQAGLQFLGIGDSNVPSWGAMMLEGFRLMLTYPLMLLWPSAALGLTIAVLAIMGSTLAELVQVRTPRASRRKADAVAAAPSTPATGSAQHEAAHAALRIDNLRVAHATPNGETEVVHGVTLDIAPGEVVGIVGESGSGKSQTVFSVLDLLPSTGRATADAIWVGGKDVSRATGKQRHALLGREIGYVPQEPMSNLDPSYTIGHQLIEPLRRTHGLSRAEAKERARAMLVRVGLTDPARVLRSYPHQISGGMAQRVLIAGAIAGKPSLLVADEPTTALDVTVQAEVLELLRELQAEYGMALLIVTHNFGVVADICDRVIVMRDGEIVEAGPVDDLFATPAADYTRALISASLDDVAGRAELDRAVGPAVQTTEVTA, encoded by the coding sequence ATGACCACGACAGACATCCGCGTCGCCTTCGACAGGGCGGCCCAGAAGCGCCGGTCCGGCCTGTTCCGCCGCTTCCTCCGCCACCCCGGGGGCTGGATCCCGCTGGCGATCTTCGCGGCCGTCGTGCTGGTCGGGGTCCTCGCCCCGCTCCTCGCGCCCATGGACCCGAACTTCGTCGACCTCGCCGCAGCGAAGGCCGCGCCGGGCCCCGAACACCTCCTCGGCGGGGACTCGACCGGACGCGACATCCTGTCCCGGCTCATCTACGGCACCCGCACCACGCTGCGGGGAGCTCTCATCACGGTCGTCACCGCGCTCGTGCTCGGCGTGCCGACCGGCGTCGCGGCCGGGTACTTCGGCGGCGTCTTCGACCGCGTCGCGACGTGGATCAGCGATGCGCTGCAGTCGATCCCGGGCATGATCATCCTGCTGGTGGTCGCCGCGGGCAGCCGCAACAACTTCGAGGTGCTCATGGCCACCGTCGGCGTGTTCATGGTGCCCGGCTACTTCCGCATCTCGCGCTCGCAGACGCTCGCGGTGCGGGGCGAGCCCTACATCGACGCCGCCCGCGTCTCGGGACTGTCGGATGCGCGCATCATCTTCCGCCACGTGATCAAGGCCGTCTACCCGCCCGTGATCATCCAGACGGCGCTCACCGCCGGCATCGCGATGGGTATGCAGGCCGGGCTCCAGTTCCTCGGCATCGGCGACTCGAACGTCCCCAGCTGGGGCGCGATGATGCTCGAGGGCTTCCGGCTCATGCTCACCTACCCGCTCATGCTGCTCTGGCCGTCGGCAGCGCTCGGGCTGACCATCGCGGTGCTGGCCATCATGGGGTCGACCCTCGCGGAACTCGTGCAGGTACGCACCCCACGGGCGTCGCGTCGGAAGGCGGATGCCGTCGCCGCTGCGCCATCGACCCCGGCCACGGGCAGCGCCCAGCACGAAGCCGCGCACGCCGCGCTCCGCATCGACAACCTCCGCGTCGCGCACGCGACGCCGAACGGAGAGACCGAGGTCGTGCACGGCGTCACCCTCGACATCGCGCCGGGCGAGGTCGTCGGGATCGTGGGGGAGTCCGGGTCCGGCAAGTCGCAGACCGTGTTCTCTGTACTCGACCTGCTGCCCTCGACAGGACGCGCGACGGCCGACGCGATCTGGGTGGGCGGCAAGGACGTCAGCCGTGCGACCGGGAAGCAGCGCCACGCATTGCTCGGGCGAGAGATCGGGTACGTGCCGCAGGAGCCGATGAGCAACCTCGACCCGTCCTACACGATCGGCCACCAGCTCATCGAGCCGCTCCGGCGAACCCATGGCCTGAGCCGGGCAGAGGCGAAGGAACGCGCGCGAGCCATGCTCGTCCGTGTCGGGCTCACCGATCCGGCCCGCGTCCTGCGCAGCTACCCCCACCAGATCTCCGGTGGCATGGCCCAGCGGGTCCTGATCGCCGGCGCGATCGCGGGAAAGCCCTCGCTGCTCGTGGCCGACGAGCCGACGACCGCGCTCGACGTCACCGTGCAGGCCGAAGTGCTCGAGCTGCTGCGCGAACTGCAGGCGGAGTACGGGATGGCGCTGCTCATCGTGACCCACAACTTCGGCGTCGTGGCCGACATCTGCGATCGCGTCATCGTGATGCGCGACGGCGAGATCGTCGAAGCGGGCCCGGTCGACGACCTCTTCGCCACACCGGCCGCCGACTACACGCGCGCACTCATCTCGGCGTCGCTCGACGATGTCGCCGGCCGCGCCGAACTCGACCGCGCCGTGGGCCCGGCCGTGCAGACAACGGAGGTGACGGCATGA